In a genomic window of Nocardiopsis mwathae:
- a CDS encoding APC family permease encodes MTTSSGSQASPARVLGTADAVAIGAGAMIGAGVFAVFAPAAAQAGAWLPLALLVAGVVAYCNATSSARLAAVHPESGGTYVYGRERLGELWGHLAGWAFVVGKTASCAAMALTFAAYALPGAERPLAVAAVVALTALNYRGVRKSAVLTRVLLAAVLAVLAAVVVAVAGSGRADPAELSLAGDWPGFFGLFGAAGMLFFAFAGYARIATMGGEVRDPATTIPRAIAIALGGVLVLYLAVGAAVLAVLGPDALAASSAPLADAVTAAGWPSLVPVVAAGAALASLGALLSLVLGVSRTTQAMAADRHLPRYLAGIHPRFGVPHRAEVAVGAVVVLLVATVDLRDAIGFSAFGVLVYYMIANASALRLGPEENRPPLLVPVLGLAGCVVLAFSLPLPSVVAGVAVLAAGAGLWLLRARWGRPGR; translated from the coding sequence ATGACCACCTCATCTGGTTCGCAGGCGAGCCCGGCCCGGGTCCTGGGCACCGCAGACGCCGTGGCGATCGGCGCCGGAGCCATGATCGGCGCGGGCGTCTTCGCCGTGTTCGCGCCCGCGGCCGCCCAAGCCGGAGCCTGGCTGCCCCTGGCGCTGCTCGTCGCGGGGGTGGTGGCCTACTGCAACGCCACCTCCTCGGCCCGCCTGGCGGCCGTGCACCCCGAGTCCGGCGGCACCTACGTCTACGGGCGCGAACGCCTCGGCGAGCTGTGGGGTCACCTGGCCGGATGGGCGTTCGTCGTCGGCAAGACCGCCTCGTGCGCGGCGATGGCCCTCACGTTCGCCGCCTACGCGCTGCCCGGTGCCGAGCGCCCCTTGGCCGTGGCCGCCGTCGTCGCCCTGACCGCGCTGAACTATCGGGGCGTGCGCAAGTCGGCCGTGCTGACCCGGGTCCTGCTGGCGGCCGTGCTGGCCGTCCTGGCCGCGGTGGTCGTGGCCGTCGCGGGCAGCGGCCGCGCCGACCCGGCCGAACTGTCCCTGGCCGGGGACTGGCCCGGGTTCTTCGGGCTGTTCGGCGCCGCCGGGATGCTGTTCTTCGCCTTCGCGGGGTACGCCCGCATCGCCACCATGGGTGGCGAGGTCCGGGACCCCGCCACCACCATCCCGCGCGCCATCGCCATCGCCCTGGGCGGGGTCCTGGTGCTCTACCTGGCCGTGGGTGCCGCCGTGCTGGCGGTGCTGGGCCCGGACGCCCTTGCCGCCAGTTCCGCGCCGCTGGCCGACGCCGTGACCGCCGCCGGGTGGCCGTCCCTGGTGCCCGTGGTCGCGGCCGGCGCCGCCCTGGCCAGCCTCGGCGCGCTGCTGTCCCTGGTGCTGGGGGTGTCGCGGACCACCCAGGCGATGGCCGCCGACCGGCACCTGCCCCGCTATCTGGCCGGGATCCACCCGCGCTTCGGGGTGCCGCACCGCGCCGAGGTCGCGGTCGGCGCGGTCGTCGTCCTGCTGGTGGCCACGGTGGACCTGCGCGACGCGATCGGGTTCTCGGCCTTCGGCGTGCTGGTGTACTACATGATCGCCAACGCCTCGGCGCTGCGCCTGGGGCCCGAGGAGAACCGGCCGCCGCTGCTGGTCCCGGTCCTGGGCCTGGCCGGGTGCGTGGTGCTCGCGTTCAGCCTGCCGCTGCCCTCGGTGGTGGCCGGGGTGGCGGTGCTGGCGGCCGGCGCCGGGCTGTGGCTGCTCAGGGCGCGATGGGGGCGGCCAGGGCGGTGA
- a CDS encoding DUF1918 domain-containing protein translates to MRARIGDRLVVESERHDMHRRTGVVTEVRGDNGAPPYQVRWLDEDKDHEVLVYPGPDAHIEEGPVGGDTGRSGT, encoded by the coding sequence ATGAGAGCACGCATCGGAGACCGCCTGGTGGTCGAGAGCGAGCGCCACGACATGCACCGTCGCACCGGAGTGGTGACCGAGGTCCGAGGTGACAACGGCGCACCGCCCTACCAGGTCCGCTGGTTGGACGAGGACAAGGACCACGAGGTTCTCGTCTACCCAGGCCCGGACGCCCATATCGAGGAAGGCCCGGTCGGAGGAGACACAGGCCGATCCGGGACGTGA
- a CDS encoding DUF1876 domain-containing protein, with product MHTMKRVSVDILINEESEGDTARTWAEACLDSEDGSSLRGHGMARKHPADEDVPEIGDELAISRALADLARQVRQVAAEDIQEHTGTPWRP from the coding sequence ATGCACACCATGAAGCGGGTGAGCGTGGACATCCTGATCAACGAAGAGTCCGAGGGCGACACCGCCCGTACGTGGGCCGAGGCCTGCCTGGACTCCGAGGACGGGTCGAGTCTGCGCGGTCACGGCATGGCGCGTAAGCACCCAGCGGACGAAGACGTGCCCGAGATCGGCGACGAGCTCGCGATCTCCCGGGCGCTTGCCGACCTCGCCCGGCAGGTGCGCCAGGTGGCGGCTGAGGACATCCAGGAGCACACCGGGACCCCATGGCGACCGTGA
- a CDS encoding NUDIX hydrolase, whose amino-acid sequence MTPRGQAVGVVGPSGGWALPGARVLFGQDPADVARRAGGVPPGTPLSAHDVRSEIATVRDTAGRDVRVHVDRLYYTAAVDAQASEGRPTLPLERATALPALPAAGALLEEEPQRPASSLRRFAGYGIVTDAAGRILLSKIAPGFPGEGTWHLPGGGVDDGEDVRAALVRELFEETGQRGGTGELVTISHHHRGGQTGPHSTDTEIYAVWVFLHVHVADPVPLRVTEAAGSTADCAWFTPDDLPHLRLSATARRGLTALAAPIAP is encoded by the coding sequence CGCGGGGGCAGGCCGTCGGGGTCGTGGGGCCCTCGGGCGGGTGGGCCCTGCCCGGAGCGCGGGTGCTCTTCGGGCAGGACCCGGCCGACGTCGCGCGGCGGGCGGGCGGGGTGCCGCCCGGCACCCCGCTGTCCGCGCACGATGTCCGCAGCGAGATCGCGACGGTGCGGGATACGGCGGGCAGGGACGTGCGCGTGCACGTCGACCGGCTGTACTACACCGCCGCGGTGGACGCGCAGGCGTCCGAGGGGCGCCCCACCCTGCCGCTGGAGCGCGCCACCGCCCTGCCCGCCCTCCCGGCGGCCGGAGCACTGCTGGAGGAGGAGCCCCAGCGGCCGGCGTCCAGCCTGCGGCGGTTCGCCGGCTACGGGATCGTCACCGACGCCGCTGGCCGGATCCTGCTGTCCAAGATCGCCCCCGGTTTCCCCGGGGAGGGCACCTGGCACCTGCCCGGCGGCGGGGTCGACGACGGCGAGGACGTCCGGGCCGCACTGGTGCGGGAGCTGTTCGAGGAGACCGGGCAGCGGGGCGGCACCGGCGAGCTGGTCACCATCTCCCACCACCACCGCGGCGGCCAGACGGGGCCGCACAGCACCGACACCGAGATCTATGCGGTGTGGGTCTTCCTCCACGTGCACGTGGCCGACCCGGTGCCGCTGCGGGTGACCGAGGCCGCCGGGTCCACCGCCGACTGCGCCTGGTTCACCCCCGACGACCTGCCGCACCTGCGGCTGTCGGCGACCGCGCGGCGCGGCCTCACCGCCCTGGCCGCCCCCATCGCGCCCTGA